The genomic stretch atgtaatatttctAATTCTTTTGAATATccccatatatatttatttttatcctcttttttttttttggcataatatttttctctaGACTTACTTacacatttttcttttattaacgtatttattatcaaatcatcgaaattatttttattattaacaaaattaataagaacagacataaaaaaatcaaaatataattcatCATTTGTATTTACATTTGTGAAAGCGTCTAGTatgttaaataatttattcatgttattatgtgtattttccttttctaaaaacattttatacTTATTACATTCCTCTAacgtaatattattacttttattattaggttcagtaaattttttatcattttctgATTGATTATAACTTAGTGAGACTTGATTCATTTTTTCATCCTCATTCATATgatatgatttatttatgaataaaataaatttattaattctataaaatacttttaccatatatattaaaaaaagtaataaaatattttctatatttattgaTCTACATATTTGTGTGAAACCatgttcataaaaataaaaatgggtaatcttttttttgaagGAATTAGTAactgtcttttttttttttgaacgttttttttgttctcttgaaatttttttctttatctggttatgtttttttaaatcttccaaagtaaaaatattattattttcattattaatttcattattatttttttcattatcaacTAGGTTCTGTTTATTGTTACTTATGGACTTGTTCATCttactattatattttattcttatttcatttatttttgtaaaaaaattgaatagAATACTTACAATATTGTAAATGTAATCAAAGAACAGAAATGTTAACATATGGGATGATAacataacataaatattctttaaaatatatataaaaataaacatattgtCTACTATAAAAAAGTTATGagaattcatttttttcttactcAACTGTTCTTCATatgataaaatgaaataatggattttttcttcatcaatTTCATTGATCATTACATTTAGTATATCttgtattaatttaaaaaggctattattatataatatttcataattaataaaataatttttcatcttttcataaataatcatattgTTAAAGGATATGttaatatctatatttttatttacatctGCACCTTCATCTATCATGGCcaacattttattatcttgGTATGTATAAcatacattatttttaactTCGTAAACTATTGAAAAGACTATagaatatattaagaaaaaagatattattcTTCTTAATTCGTTAATAGTTTTTAGAGGGTGTGTTTGTActtttgataaaaataatttacatatatcaaatatacaatatattaaattatttaagtgatatattttgtaatgttggaaagagaaatataatattttatttaatgatatagaacttataattaatatacttACTTGCTTTTCTATATCGTCAAATGTATTTAATGTTAAGGAAGTCATAAAATTTGCATTaattatagtaatataatttactaataatgttattaaattataaatataacatggaaattttaaatatacttttaaaaataattgtataatatgttttaataaatctatatcaatatatataccattcatattatttattataagttTCAGAAatctttcatatttttcatatttctctacatttatattatgattcattataattttattatataagttCATTAACGCTTTTAAAATtatgtcatttttttttttttcattaatatccAAATTGGTGTCATTATTTAGATTTAGATATTTCTTCACATTATTTTCCAGAAATATTCTAATATGTCTTTCTTCacaatatgtattattattaggtTGTTCATATTTGttcttatcatattttttatcactACTTTTATTAGATTTACTTTTCTtaagttttttattttttttttcatctttgtgaatatttccttttttttcatctttgtgaatatttccttttttttcctctttatgaatatttccttttttttcgtctttatttatctttcctttttttccctctttattataaaatggcATGATACccaaaaatgaattataatctccaaaaaaattattatattttgttttgctACTTGAAGATTTAGCATTTGGttgattcttttttttttttcttttattagcatctttcatattattattattattatctgtaTGTTCActaatatttgttttattatctttcgaatgtttttcatatatatgttcatttttttcctcCCCTTCTTTTAGATGTGTATCGTTCGTAATATTTGTGCTGGAAAGTTGGCTGTTTTGTCGGGATAGGTTTTCCTCACTTTCGCGGGATGAATGGGAATGATTATGCTCATCCTTTGATATATGTGAATCACTAGAATTATGAATATGATCCATTTTATCTTTAccatttatgttatttttttcatcacaaattttatcattactgtcattatttttatcatcattactaccaatattatcatcatcattactaccaatattatcatcatcattactgatattattatcatcatcattactgatattattatcatcatcattactaccaatattatcatcatcattactaccaatattatcatcatcattactgtcaatattatcatcattatttatatcgttattttcatttatggTCTCTTCAATAGGTGGATACATCTTATTCACTTCTTCAAACCTTGCCTTATTTTCTTTCTCCTTCACAACTGTGTAGGTATCCTTTTTCCTCTGCTTAATTAATTGTTTAATTATTTtggtaaaataaaatatacaatacTTTATCTCAAAACTATTTGATATGTTATCAGTATAAAAGACCCCTCCAATATTCCTATTTTTCACACAAGTTGAACATAAAAATtctaagatatatataaaaaattcaataattttaataatagatTTAGCACTAAacttttttgaaaataaaatacattttttaaatgattcaaaaaatataacttttAATAATGTATTTCTTATTAAAGTAGTATAAAATTTGTTAGCGTTCTTATCTTCTACAGTTAATGGTACTAATTCGCTATATAACCAAAATTCTTTTTCTctcattaatttattttcatattctaatattatattaatataatcatttgtttctttattgtatgttaaatttattatatttgtatttgctggatttcttaaaaattcaaattttttatcataagaTTTTTTATTCACATATGATGAATAATCATGTTTATCCAAAAAAGGATGCGATTCtttcttataataattaaatttttctaaaatatttaaaaaatgtaactTTTTCAATTCATTATAATCATGATGAACAtctgaaaatatatttaataagatgtttttaaaataacttaaaaatgaattaaaattataaataaataaaacatttttcatttttcttaatattttcttattatattcattataattcTGAAATACGAAACCATCAATACATTCAACTTTCATATAACCTTCTACATCACCTCCTTTTTCAtcagtttttattttactaaTTTTTGACACAAGTTCTTCCGTTGCTGTTTTTAATAGATCCGAGAAAAAATgatgtttcttttttatttcatcatgattattattatgattattataattaatattgttattaatattattattaaaattatcttCGATGATATcactttttaaattattattattattattatcattatatgatTTCTTTTTCTCATCAATATAATCTTCATCTCTAATATCCTCATCAGagtatttctttttttttttcttcataatatttaaattaaataaaaaaatatcatctatatgttttttattagTTCCATCATTGTCTttactattataataattcacATTTGCACAATTGCAAAATATTATGCTAACAAATCTTATAACATATTTCAAATATACAACACTcacataattatttatatttatattatctattatatgatttataaaGTATTCATATTCTAACAAAGAATATTCTGGAtgtaaaataaacaaatttgATAAACATTTCAATGCAATATACTGAATGAAAAAATCTTTATCATttaaacttttttttaaatatttgaaAATTTTATCACACTCCGATATATTTAGTTTACCgtattttattatagaaTTGATGCActtttgataaaaatattttagttCTAGGTTATCAGATTTTCGAATCTTTTctataaagataatattgaaaaatatacgtaaaaaatattaaataaaataaacaaatatttacatagaaacacataaaaatatacagaaatatatagatacatacacagaaatatatatatatatatatatatatagatacttatatgtttccttttttattacttGAGTAGTCTATTATGGTTGGGATGTGATAAGATAATCTTACGGGTAGATGATACAAAATCaatgaaattaatataatagcatttttaaataaattttctgGGATATTTTTCAATTCACCCGATGTATTacttgtatttttatttatatcaaatATTCTATTAAAATGATtagtaatattaaattttgtaTTCTTACTaagttttatataaaatatagctAACAATTTTAATATGAAATTAGAATTGTTTTTTGACAATACcaataataaatcattatctacattttcttcaaatatatttaacaatAAAGATTTATCAACTTGatctattaaattatttattgctaataaattttttactattctaaaatttattatattattctttattatatttatactacATAAATTGTCATATTCCTTTAACATAAAATGATAATTCTTTCCTAATAAGTTATATGTCCTAACCAtttctttatcttttatttttatatcttgatttatcatcatcttcaaacataaaacaaatatttaaacataataatatacattaaaatataaaaaatatgtacaaacatataacaatataatatgttttttaaaatggtatgttttcatatatattatataattaaataattatatactttTCGGATATACTctctttatttattctacACTTTTATAATGATTAcaataatacataatattaaaaaaataaaagaataaaaaaaaaaatatatatacataaatatatatttatataaatactttTTATAGGCATATAACTATTTTTaaatacaacaaaaaaaaaaaataaataaatatatttatataataatatatattattatacatattatatatatatatatatatatatatattatattatatgtatacaatatgtaataatagtatttttataaaatatcatttattttctataataatatatttttttttatatttcaaataataaaataaatataacctaaatattttttatgtacatatttatctaaatttttgtttttatattcctaaaaataaaataaaatgaacttatgtatagtatatataaatatatatataatatatatattaatatatttttttatatatgcattATAAAATTACGCATCTATACTCAATTAAACGAAGAAATCTATACAAAATTTTGTaagtataaaaattaaaaaaaaaaattattatactaTTCAAaagttatattttaatttaattttattttgtttaatttttttttttttttttttttatatctataattTTGTCCtgtataaaatttttcaaaaaagaaaaaaaaaaaaaaaataaataataaatttatattttattaattaattatatcaaCAGCTAAAATATCAAATggtaatattaatgaaaagTATAAATCTAAACACagaacaatttttttttttttttttttttaaagtcaatttatatatagattttaaaataatatatatatatatatatataatacaatataaacaTTCAAAATGTTATAACCCtacattaataaatatttattatcatatattttttatatattaaatatgacaatatattttatgttaataTTTAGAATAAAAtgatgtgaaaaaaaaaaaaaaaaaaaaatgtgaaaaTTTGATAattcaaaatgaaaaaaaaattttccattttttttttcttttttcatatataaaattaaaaaaggcacaagaaaaaaaaaaaaaaataaataaataaataaataacaaaataaaataaaataaaaatatatataaatatataaatatataaatacaaataccaaatatatagtaaaaaggtacaaatatatattttgacgtaaaaaaaaaaaaaaaaaaaaaaaaaaaaacacaatgaaaaaatttttaaaagaggaaaattaaaaaaaaccataaaaaacaaaattttctatatagatataatttttcatatttgtttttaaaaaaatattttccctcttttatatatggacatgaatatactatatataaaaatactaGTAAATATTAAAGACACAATATAGGAGacaaattttaattttttagttCTATTTTGTTCTTCTATTAATAGTTGATGTGTCGTATCTCTTtgattttcttcttcttgtatttcgttataatatttatctatAGAATCGAAGAAAAGATTTCTTTGTTCCTTTGTtaagttcattttttttaatgtaatttcatttatatttataaaagcatcatctacataaatataattatttttataaaaaaatggaattaaatcatttaaattatatttgatTAGAAAATTGGAAACATCTGTTTTTAACATActttgttcataattttttcttttccttatttctttttcttcataattttttcttttttcttcttcttttaataagGCATGTATTTCATGCTTTTTTAAGATATCGGAATAagtttcattattattatttttaagagATGGatcaaatttatattttaagaacAAATCACATAAAGTTTTAATATTCTCCATTGCAGCAATATGTAATggagaattattattattatctaaacaattttctatatttattttatttgttgataaaatatattgcgCAATATTTGAAGAATGTTCCTTAGCACAAATATGTAAAACAGAGTTTCtttctttatcttttatatttggATCAGCATTATAATCAATTAATAACATAGCCGcttcttcattatttcttttaatagaTATCATTAATggtgtatttttttcattatctaatatattaatattagcATTATTTTTTAGTAATAATTCAATaccttttatataattattttcactAGCCAAATGCAAACTTGTTTtcccatttttattttttaaatttatatcaatatttttcGATATTAATAATCTACTTACGTTTATCATGCTATTTCCAATAATCATACATTTCATTAACGCATTTTCAAAAGTTTTtctatcttttaaaaatatgtttacattcttttcatttattaaataataacaacattCTGAACACCCTCTTTCAATcccatataataaaatatttaaccCTTCTTTGTTATATTCATTAAGGTCAATATTGTTTTCactctttatataattttccaaTTTCTTTACATCAtcctttaatataatattaaaaattttcgAACTCATTTGATAAAATTGATAtcctataattatataaataaatataaagataaatgtaaaaaattaaagataaaataaaacaaataaataaatataaatataaataaatataaataaataaatataaatataaataaataaatataaatataaataaataaatatatatatatataatattatctatTACAGTCCCTTTTCgtgttttaataaatattatatatataatatattttttttattcttgtaGTCGTAATAATTAAAAACTTATAAAtcctttataaaaataaaataaaattatttatccaaataaaaataattaggaaaaaaatatataaaataggcctacaaaaaaaaaaaaaaaaaaaaaaaaaaaaaaaaaaaaaatactttatatatatatatatataatatttataaatattatgcaTATGTTAGgttaatattctttttgatccttataatatattttacatataataaataatacacacatattgtaaatatataaatacatataatagtatatatttattaatataaaagataacatgttatatatattattcatacatttttctattttttttctttttctttttttccctttataATTTAAGCTCTTTTTGAtctcatatattattatggatCTCATTTTTGTTActaaatatttaaatcttTGTTATacaaacattttttttttttttttatttatcattttattttatcttttaagaTAAAATacactaatatatatatatatatatatatatatatatatatatatatatatatatacaataatattttactGTTATATTTTGAggatatatgaataatgtatttaattcttattaaggaaaaaataaaattatatatatatatatatatatatatatatatatatatatatattaaccaatctgtatatgtttatgtgtataatattttgatgtatacacatataaatatttgttataatgttatatttttctttttttaaatttatatatacattcatactatatatatatatatatatatatattgatttataCTTGTTCGTATATGTAGTCCATTttactatatatacattcatcatcattttaaatattgCAATATGTTGTCGTCAAGAAATGTGATAAATACAATAAGAACAAACTATTCCTTCTTTCAACAAATAAGAAGGTTCAAGAAAAAAACGGTGGAGAACCAAGATGGAAAATTCGTAGATTCTATTAATAACACAAATGAGAAAAACAGAAGAACGAATTATCTAAAGGCGAATTcattaaatgtaaaaaacataaaggaaaaaaatattatactcaataataatacaaataaattaaatgatcaaaaaaataatgtgtctacgaaaaatataaaacctTCCGGTAGAGACAAGAATAATAcgatatataatttgaagTATATATCACAAAAAAGtgatagaaataataatataaatgtttctAATAAcccaaatgtatatataaataaattacatGATTATTTAGACATTTCTAACAAATCAGAAAacgaaaaagtaaaaattaataaactcctaaacaaattaaaaactGAAAACTTAagcattcatattattttaaattcatTAAAAGATTTGTGTAGtctattattaaaaaagaattcgATTGATTTGGATAAATTAATTGTTATgaattatgtaaaaaataaaaattctttaaaaagattcaaaaattattttcaagattcatttgtacatatagaaaattatttaacaaattatatatgtttcataaatgaagataatatttttgaattatacaaatatttttattatttaaattatcctTTGAATTTAAATACCCATGAACTTTTACAGGAAAAGTTATATCTATACATTGATAAATTAGATAATTTAAAGAccattcaaatatattatatcatacgCTCATTTTATGAACacttttatttaaaacaagTTGATTCTTTTCTTACCTTAGTGGTTAATGAAAAGTtgcaaaaatattatgaacaatTAAGTCGTGTGAATAACAAAATAGATAAGGATGGAAATCATATATACAACAATGATTTTCTTAATAATGGaaagtatataaattatacgtttaataatttattcaattctaataatttaatagagAATGTAGATAATAcaaattcttttatatcagACCATAGACATAACAATTTTAACAATTTTAACAATTTTAACAATTATATGTCCAATGATTCTATTAATGTTCCTAATccgaatgaaaaaaataacaacaataataataatatgataaacgaaaataatgagaaatatattaatgataatatatcttcattatattatatgtgtgaTAATAATTTGAAGAATGAAGAAGGtatctataaaaataaaataaatgtggaagataatgaaattataataatatttaaatatatacaaaattatcACGATAATATgaactttttttataatacatatattactaACTTTATACAATCAAATCGAACAAAATTTTCTATTGACACATTATtacttatattaaatatatatataaaaaatatagatgaattatttaacaaaaatatattggaaatattatattataatatagaagATATGACAGaagataatttattattatttacagaatatctgaagaaaaaaagtaaaatggAAACAATGACAAATACTACTATAACAAATAATGACCATAATCATGATCATAATggtaataattatagtatttattattataaatataatgatagcaatatttataataataatattcataataatatttataataataatagtaataatgctaattttattatacgtcaaaatggatatataaataaaataacacaagaagctatatttaataaaattatgaacaaaattaaaaaggatAAGGATTTAATTCTTCCAAATAATCTTGCTCTAATGTTTCTCAATCTTcatgaaataataaacataggAACATTTAATACCTGTGAGGGTATAATCAAACCACacgaaaataataaaaatgaaaatatcaTGATTGAACAAAACGAAAGTTATGATAATTCTAATGATCAAATTGTTCAAATAAATAAGGGTAATATGGAAAAAGAATTAAGCGAAAAATCATATATGAACCTTTATGAATCCACAAATAATGTaactaataaaaatatgaaactaGGGGAGAATAAAGATTTTAATagagataataatataaataataataataataataatataaataataatataacaatgAACACATCTAATGGTCACAATTCTCAAAATATCCAGAATAATtccaatattaatataaataaaaacctTTTTATGAaggaatttataaatttttgtgATAATTATTGTAACAATATTAAAAACTTCTCATCCATCcttgatttatatttaatatatataaaaaatgaatcgGTTCAATATAAGACCATGAATAcgtttgaaaaaaaaattaagataaataaaaataaattatctcAAGAAGATAtttcaaatattatattatcattaagtATATATCCTCATCATAATACACAAATGTTGAATTATCTAGAAAAtctaataaatgaaaaattaatacaaggaaaaaattatacaccTACTATTCAATATGATAACAACAGTATACATAATAACAATgttgatgaaaaatatatacatacaaataataCGAATTATTTGATTGATATATCATTAGCCTTAGGTATTAGCGGaagaaataatttaaaactTTGGAACTATATAGATGTcgataaaattattttaacatgtaataagaaattattattatatttatcatatagcTTCTTGTTAACAAATTATGTATGTCCTATGTCCtggttttttattattagaagAATTGTAGAAGatgttaaaatatttaataagaaaCAATGTGAacttatatatgaaatattgaAATGTACcgttttatttaattatatagatttaaataattttagtaaaaatattttacatataacaGATAGCAATACTAAAAAAGGCATATCATTATCACAActaaattatcataataaaaaagaaa from Plasmodium falciparum 3D7 genome assembly, chromosome: 13 encodes the following:
- a CDS encoding ankyrin-repeat protein, putative, producing MSSKIFNIILKDDVKKLENYIKSENNIDLNEYNKEGLNILLYGIERGCSECCYYLINEKNVNIFLKDRKTFENALMKCMIIGNSMINVSRLLISKNIDINLKNKNGKTSLHLASENNYIKGIELLLKNNANINILDNEKNTPLMISIKRNNEEAAMLLIDYNADPNIKDKERNSVLHICAKEHSSNIAQYILSTNKINIENCLDNNNNSPLHIAAMENIKTLCDLFLKYKFDPSLKNNNNETYSDILKKHEIHALLKEEEKRKNYEEKEIRKRKNYEQSMLKTDVSNFLIKYNLNDLIPFFYKNNYIYVDDAFININEITLKKMNLTKEQRNLFFDSIDKYYNEIQEEENQRDTTHQLLIEEQNRTKKLKFVSYIVSLIFTSIFIYSIFMSIYKRGKIFF